In Aedes albopictus strain Foshan chromosome 3, AalbF5, whole genome shotgun sequence, the following are encoded in one genomic region:
- the LOC115261563 gene encoding myocardin-related transcription factor B isoform X2 — protein sequence MDQTNRGFTMACTNPSRVSPPKSTIDSTPLQPAMDKNKESLKVKLLVRRSLNQLVEQGIMPSPKTSPAIYEQQRQLERAKTGDMLKAKIKQRPDRMELERRHILEHQEGNIDPSLAEKKRMLEKALLVDHLNSKISHRPGPLELIEKNILHAEEPIERIVKEGLVNYTSTDEAVSPAQTLRSPESMICIEDDSLSSEGETQNLQRVTPINVLLLTQTSQPQSTIVTADALVGTFSVGVGTAKVLEAASSIDSTTFARPETCVKKEGIEPVPFNVVEVNKKSYPSSSVASSKSELKEKSKKKNKNKVISKTRSIKFHEYKGPPNAQKHTSSPHNSGETNYQLIMKQQYLLEYLEEICKHPPATSGSSSMSFSVTAKEKDGNGVLQGSDTQKLPPDPATETLNKLKVFQLKRYCKKYNLPVSGSKSSLIERLKPYLHLMEQTSDFEGKNEADVSLNSSASAEAKPTEGIDEQVLKEQQKRIAELQMLLKKSQDELEHMKMIQLRTPQDFNTQLASPGSDNPETREPETSQVFKSEELNITSLHTDKMLSDMDIKITVRIDADSPDPTIKPKLEPSTILSVMDTPSSTLNTSSSKQWKTDTLLDAVVNEENMLQCDAVPHRTVSYPSNADTLDKLLGQVQPGIPNLNDTKEQGFKIPLDASTNNKDMDTKSISDEAMHAPLVLNDYNDVDLLDFHMQIDDTSDTYTIPKSLDDTFPSMEMKDSNCSSKMNYESNMITGSNSSIYDQDGDKSNAFNDFDGLRFVHNAPYNELFKLHHAGMTVGQSPTVDPTMSGSYLKLSHSNDINDNFTTIPANPAFPQKHLDLSSSSADASGVKRCWMPNNAFYDVNKLNKMIALESQPHCGVSHQNHSEIMNIADMKNSDDRFNFDDQNKDSLLISSTCNNSTHTGHISPMDFDSLLSNISSPLSTQNCDRDVLDESQDKTLYDLQQNNLLDYFTDDYGMHNAIL from the exons ATGGATCAGACAAATCGGGGATTCACAATGGCATGCACGAATCCATCACGAGTATCTCCTCCAAAATCTACAATTGACTCTACGCCACTTCAGCCTGCAATGGACAAAAACAAGGAGT cTCTTAAAGTGAAGCTTCTGGTCCGAAGGTCCTTGAATCAGTTAGTGGAGCAAGGAATAATGCCAT CTCCCAAGACATCACCAGCAATCTATGAACAGCAGCGACAACTTGAACGCGCCAAAACTGGAGACATGTTGAAAGCTAAAATCAAGCAAAGGCCAGACAGAATGGAACTAGAACGAAGGCACATTCTGGAGCACCAGGAAGGCAACATCGATCCCAGTCTTGCCGAGAAAAAGCGAATGCTGGAGAAAGCTCTCTTGGTGGACCATCTCAATTCGAAGATATCACATCGGCCTGGTCCACTGGAACTGATCGAAAAGAATATTCTACACGCGGAAGAACCAATAGAACGTATAGTCAAGGAAGGTTTAGTCAACTACACCTCTACCGATGAAGCGGTATCACCAGCACAAACCCTGCGTAGTCCCGAGAGCATGATATGCATCGAAGACGATTCGTTGAGCTCCGAAGGTGAAACGCAAAATTTGCAACGGGTCACACCTATCAATGTATTGCTACTCACGCAAACATCGCAACCACAAAGTACAATAGTTACTGCTGACGCTCTCGTAGGAACATTTTCGGTTGGTGTTGGAACAGCCAAGGTCTTGGAAGCAGCTAGCTCCATCGACAGTACCACATTTGCACGACCTGAAACGTGTGTGAAAAAGGAGGGAATCGAGCCGGTGCCCTTCAATGTAGTTGAAGTTAATAAGAAATCCTATCCCAGCAGTAGTGTGGCGTCGTCGAAAAGCGAACTAAAAGAGAAAagtaagaagaaaaataaaaacaaggtCATATCTAAGACCAGGTCGATCAAGTTTCACGAATACAAGGGCCCACCCAATGCTCAAAAGCACACTTCCTCGCCGCATAACAGTGGCGAAACCAACTATCAGCTGATAATGAAACAACAGTATCTTTTAGAGTATTTGGAGGAGATTTGCAAACATCCTCCGGCAACTTCGGGTAGCTCCAGTATGTCGTTTTCGGTTACAGCCAAGGAAAAAGATGGTAATGGCGTATTACAGGGAAGTGATACTCAGAAACTGCCGCCAGACCCGGCTACAGAAACTCTTAATAAGCTCAAAGTTTTTCAACTCAAAAGGTATTGCAAAAAGTATAATCTTCCAGTGTCGGGGTCAAAATCAAGCCTAATCGAACGGTTGAAACCTTATTTGCACCTGATGGAGCAAACATCCGACTTCGAAGGCAAGAATGAAGCGGATGTATCGCTGAATAGCAGTGCCTCTGCTGAGGCAAAACCCACGGAAGGTATTGATGAACAAGTGCTTAAAGAGCAGCAAAAGCGTATTGCCGAGCTGCAGATGCTCTTGAAGAAAAGTCAAGACGAGCTGGAACATATGAAGATGATACAGCTACGTACGCCACAAGACTTTAACACACAGCTAGCGAGCCCTGGTTCGGATAATCCCGAAACCCGAGAACCCGAAACGTCGCAGGTTTTCAAGAGCGAGGAACTCAACATTACTTCTCTGCATACCGATAAAATGCTATCTGATATGGATATCAAAATTACCGTTAGAATCGATGCGGATTCGCCTGACCCTACAATAAAACCCAAACTTGAACCTTCTACTATATTAAGTGTTATGGACACTCCTAGCAGTACACTGAATACCAGCAGTTCAAAGCAGTGGAAAACAGATACGTTGCTCGATGCCGTTGTGAATGAGGAGAATATGCTACAATGCGATGCAGTTCCTCATAGGACAGTGAGTTACCCTTCAAATGCAGATACCCTCGACAAACTGTTAGGGCAAGTCCAGCCTGGTATCCCGAATTTGAACGATACCAAGGAGCAAGGATTCAAAATACCTTTGGACGCGAGCACTAACAACAAAGATATGGACACCAAATCAATAAGCGACGAAGCTATGCATGCTCCCCTAGTGCTTAATGATTATAATGACGTGGATCTACTGGACTTCCACATGCAGATCGACGACACCAGTGATACTTACACAATACCCAAGTCGTTGGACGATACTTTCCCTAGCATGGAAATGAAGGATTCGAACTGCAGTAGTAAAATGAACTACGAATCGAATATGATCACGGGGAGCAACAGCTCAATCTACGACCAAGATGGGGATAAATCGAATGCTTTCAATGATTTTGACGGTCTTCGCTTTGTTCACAATGCTCCGTACAATGAACTTTTCAAACTACATCATGCTGGTATGACTGTAGGGCAGAGTCCAACGGTAGACCCGACCATGTCCGGTTCCTATCTTAAATTGAGCCACTCAAATGACATCAACGATAATTTCACAACAATCCCTGCCAATCCTGCTTTCCCTCAGAAGCATTTAGATCTTTCCTCGTCGAGTGCGGACGCGTCGGGCGTTAAGCGGTGCTGGATGCCGAATAATGCGTTCTACGATGTCAACAAGCTGAACAAGATGATTGCCCTAGAAAGCCAGCCGCATTGCGGGGTATCGCATCAGAACCACAGTGAAATTATGAACATAGCTGACATGAAAAATAGTGATGATAGGTTTAATTTTGACGATCAGAATAAGGACTCGTTGTTGATCAGTAGTACATGCAATAATAGCACACACACGGGCCACATCAGCCCGATGGATTTTGATAGTCTGTTGTCGAATATAAGTTCACCTTTATCTACGCAAAATTGTGATCGTGACGTCCTTGACGAAAGTCAAGACAAAACGTTGTATGATTTACAACAAAATAACCTGCTTGATTACTTTACCGATGATTATGGTATGCATAATGCAATTCTTTAA
- the LOC115261563 gene encoding myocardin-related transcription factor B isoform X1: protein MDTFNMATNDTEANLGHSSMDQTNRGFTMACTNPSRVSPPKSTIDSTPLQPAMDKNKESLKVKLLVRRSLNQLVEQGIMPSPKTSPAIYEQQRQLERAKTGDMLKAKIKQRPDRMELERRHILEHQEGNIDPSLAEKKRMLEKALLVDHLNSKISHRPGPLELIEKNILHAEEPIERIVKEGLVNYTSTDEAVSPAQTLRSPESMICIEDDSLSSEGETQNLQRVTPINVLLLTQTSQPQSTIVTADALVGTFSVGVGTAKVLEAASSIDSTTFARPETCVKKEGIEPVPFNVVEVNKKSYPSSSVASSKSELKEKSKKKNKNKVISKTRSIKFHEYKGPPNAQKHTSSPHNSGETNYQLIMKQQYLLEYLEEICKHPPATSGSSSMSFSVTAKEKDGNGVLQGSDTQKLPPDPATETLNKLKVFQLKRYCKKYNLPVSGSKSSLIERLKPYLHLMEQTSDFEGKNEADVSLNSSASAEAKPTEGIDEQVLKEQQKRIAELQMLLKKSQDELEHMKMIQLRTPQDFNTQLASPGSDNPETREPETSQVFKSEELNITSLHTDKMLSDMDIKITVRIDADSPDPTIKPKLEPSTILSVMDTPSSTLNTSSSKQWKTDTLLDAVVNEENMLQCDAVPHRTVSYPSNADTLDKLLGQVQPGIPNLNDTKEQGFKIPLDASTNNKDMDTKSISDEAMHAPLVLNDYNDVDLLDFHMQIDDTSDTYTIPKSLDDTFPSMEMKDSNCSSKMNYESNMITGSNSSIYDQDGDKSNAFNDFDGLRFVHNAPYNELFKLHHAGMTVGQSPTVDPTMSGSYLKLSHSNDINDNFTTIPANPAFPQKHLDLSSSSADASGVKRCWMPNNAFYDVNKLNKMIALESQPHCGVSHQNHSEIMNIADMKNSDDRFNFDDQNKDSLLISSTCNNSTHTGHISPMDFDSLLSNISSPLSTQNCDRDVLDESQDKTLYDLQQNNLLDYFTDDYGMHNAIL, encoded by the exons aTACTGAAGCGAACCTAGGGCATTCTAGTATGGATCAGACAAATCGGGGATTCACAATGGCATGCACGAATCCATCACGAGTATCTCCTCCAAAATCTACAATTGACTCTACGCCACTTCAGCCTGCAATGGACAAAAACAAGGAGT cTCTTAAAGTGAAGCTTCTGGTCCGAAGGTCCTTGAATCAGTTAGTGGAGCAAGGAATAATGCCAT CTCCCAAGACATCACCAGCAATCTATGAACAGCAGCGACAACTTGAACGCGCCAAAACTGGAGACATGTTGAAAGCTAAAATCAAGCAAAGGCCAGACAGAATGGAACTAGAACGAAGGCACATTCTGGAGCACCAGGAAGGCAACATCGATCCCAGTCTTGCCGAGAAAAAGCGAATGCTGGAGAAAGCTCTCTTGGTGGACCATCTCAATTCGAAGATATCACATCGGCCTGGTCCACTGGAACTGATCGAAAAGAATATTCTACACGCGGAAGAACCAATAGAACGTATAGTCAAGGAAGGTTTAGTCAACTACACCTCTACCGATGAAGCGGTATCACCAGCACAAACCCTGCGTAGTCCCGAGAGCATGATATGCATCGAAGACGATTCGTTGAGCTCCGAAGGTGAAACGCAAAATTTGCAACGGGTCACACCTATCAATGTATTGCTACTCACGCAAACATCGCAACCACAAAGTACAATAGTTACTGCTGACGCTCTCGTAGGAACATTTTCGGTTGGTGTTGGAACAGCCAAGGTCTTGGAAGCAGCTAGCTCCATCGACAGTACCACATTTGCACGACCTGAAACGTGTGTGAAAAAGGAGGGAATCGAGCCGGTGCCCTTCAATGTAGTTGAAGTTAATAAGAAATCCTATCCCAGCAGTAGTGTGGCGTCGTCGAAAAGCGAACTAAAAGAGAAAagtaagaagaaaaataaaaacaaggtCATATCTAAGACCAGGTCGATCAAGTTTCACGAATACAAGGGCCCACCCAATGCTCAAAAGCACACTTCCTCGCCGCATAACAGTGGCGAAACCAACTATCAGCTGATAATGAAACAACAGTATCTTTTAGAGTATTTGGAGGAGATTTGCAAACATCCTCCGGCAACTTCGGGTAGCTCCAGTATGTCGTTTTCGGTTACAGCCAAGGAAAAAGATGGTAATGGCGTATTACAGGGAAGTGATACTCAGAAACTGCCGCCAGACCCGGCTACAGAAACTCTTAATAAGCTCAAAGTTTTTCAACTCAAAAGGTATTGCAAAAAGTATAATCTTCCAGTGTCGGGGTCAAAATCAAGCCTAATCGAACGGTTGAAACCTTATTTGCACCTGATGGAGCAAACATCCGACTTCGAAGGCAAGAATGAAGCGGATGTATCGCTGAATAGCAGTGCCTCTGCTGAGGCAAAACCCACGGAAGGTATTGATGAACAAGTGCTTAAAGAGCAGCAAAAGCGTATTGCCGAGCTGCAGATGCTCTTGAAGAAAAGTCAAGACGAGCTGGAACATATGAAGATGATACAGCTACGTACGCCACAAGACTTTAACACACAGCTAGCGAGCCCTGGTTCGGATAATCCCGAAACCCGAGAACCCGAAACGTCGCAGGTTTTCAAGAGCGAGGAACTCAACATTACTTCTCTGCATACCGATAAAATGCTATCTGATATGGATATCAAAATTACCGTTAGAATCGATGCGGATTCGCCTGACCCTACAATAAAACCCAAACTTGAACCTTCTACTATATTAAGTGTTATGGACACTCCTAGCAGTACACTGAATACCAGCAGTTCAAAGCAGTGGAAAACAGATACGTTGCTCGATGCCGTTGTGAATGAGGAGAATATGCTACAATGCGATGCAGTTCCTCATAGGACAGTGAGTTACCCTTCAAATGCAGATACCCTCGACAAACTGTTAGGGCAAGTCCAGCCTGGTATCCCGAATTTGAACGATACCAAGGAGCAAGGATTCAAAATACCTTTGGACGCGAGCACTAACAACAAAGATATGGACACCAAATCAATAAGCGACGAAGCTATGCATGCTCCCCTAGTGCTTAATGATTATAATGACGTGGATCTACTGGACTTCCACATGCAGATCGACGACACCAGTGATACTTACACAATACCCAAGTCGTTGGACGATACTTTCCCTAGCATGGAAATGAAGGATTCGAACTGCAGTAGTAAAATGAACTACGAATCGAATATGATCACGGGGAGCAACAGCTCAATCTACGACCAAGATGGGGATAAATCGAATGCTTTCAATGATTTTGACGGTCTTCGCTTTGTTCACAATGCTCCGTACAATGAACTTTTCAAACTACATCATGCTGGTATGACTGTAGGGCAGAGTCCAACGGTAGACCCGACCATGTCCGGTTCCTATCTTAAATTGAGCCACTCAAATGACATCAACGATAATTTCACAACAATCCCTGCCAATCCTGCTTTCCCTCAGAAGCATTTAGATCTTTCCTCGTCGAGTGCGGACGCGTCGGGCGTTAAGCGGTGCTGGATGCCGAATAATGCGTTCTACGATGTCAACAAGCTGAACAAGATGATTGCCCTAGAAAGCCAGCCGCATTGCGGGGTATCGCATCAGAACCACAGTGAAATTATGAACATAGCTGACATGAAAAATAGTGATGATAGGTTTAATTTTGACGATCAGAATAAGGACTCGTTGTTGATCAGTAGTACATGCAATAATAGCACACACACGGGCCACATCAGCCCGATGGATTTTGATAGTCTGTTGTCGAATATAAGTTCACCTTTATCTACGCAAAATTGTGATCGTGACGTCCTTGACGAAAGTCAAGACAAAACGTTGTATGATTTACAACAAAATAACCTGCTTGATTACTTTACCGATGATTATGGTATGCATAATGCAATTCTTTAA